The Myxococcales bacterium nucleotide sequence GCCGCGCCGGCCTGACCGCCGCGCTCGGCGACGCCGACGTCGACGTCCGCCTGATGGCGGTGACGACCTGGGTGCAGCTGCGGGCCCAGCCCGACGCGGCCCCGGTGGTGGCGCGCATCGCCGACACCGACGCGCGGGTCCGCGCGGCCGCGGCCGGCGTGGTCGGCAGCCTCCGCGACGCCAGCGGGCGCGGCGCCCTCGAGGGCGCGCTCGCCAGCGACGCCGACGCCAACGTCCGGCGCAACGCCGCCTGGGCCCTGGGCCAGATCGGCGACCCGGCCTCGCGGCCGGCGCTGGTCGCGGCGACCACCGACGCGTCGGCGCTCGTGCGCTCGACCGCGAAGGCGGCGCTGTTCGCGCTGCGGTGAGCGATTTCGCGCACTGGTCCGACGTCGCCGCTCGCGCGGCGACGCGCGTTTTCGGCGTGGTCGTCGACGGAGATCACGCTCGGCTTGGCCTCGGTTGGAGTACACTCATGCGCATGCGAGCTCCGGCGGTTCTCCTCGCGACGATCTCGGTGGTGGCGGCGTGCGGCGGCGATCCGCCGCCGGGGCGGACCTACTACGAACGCACGATCGAGCCGATCTTGATCCAGTCGTGCGCCGGCAACACCAGCGGCTGCCATCGCACGAACACCGACGATCCGTTCGACTTCGCGGCCGGTAACTTCGACGTGTCGTCGTTCGACAACGTCCAGAAGCGGCGCGACGTGCTGCAGCCGTTCGGCAGCTACCCGGTGCCGCTGCTGTTGATCAAGGCGGTCGGCCCCGGCCAGCTGCAGATGGCGTACGGCGACGAGTTCCGCGACGTCATGGTCAACCACGCCGGGGGCAACATCTTCCAGGTCGGCTCCGACGCGTACCTGACCCTGCTCACCTGGACCGAGAACGGCGCGACCGAGAACGGCCTGCGCCCCGCGTCGCCGCCGCGCACCGGTGAGGGCGCGTGCACGCCGACGCTGCCGCCGAACTTCGATCCGGTCGCGTTCGCGGCCGATCCGGTGTTCGTCGCCAACAGCGCGCGGTTCGACAGCGACGTCGCGCCGGTCCTCGCCACCTGCAACAGCGGCAACTGCCACGGCGCGCCGCAGTCCGACTTCTTCATCACCTGCGGGGACACCGCCGAGCAGCGCGCGTTCAACTTCTCGCAGGCGTGGGCGTTCGTCGACGCGCCGGTCGACGAGTCCCAGATCCTGCGGGTGCCGCTGGCCGCCGGCGCGGGCGGCGGGCCCCACACCGGCGGCGATCGCTTCTCGGGCATGGGCGACGCCGACTACCAGCGCATCCACGACTGGGCCGAGGCCGTCGGGCCGCGGCTGTTCGGCGTCGGCGAGCCCGGCAAGGAGTTCTTCCGCGACAACGTCCAGCCGATGCTCTACGACCGCGGCTGCGGCTTCGCGGCGTGCCACAGCCCCAGCGCCGGCAACGACTTCAAGATGCGCCCGTCGAGCCACGGGTTCGTCTCGGCCATCACGCTCGAGAAGAACTACGAGACGCTGCTGTCGGAGTTCATGGCGTTCGAGATGCCGGACGCGCGCCGGGGCCGCGCGGTGGCCAAGGTCATCCTGCCGGGCGACGGCGGCATCTCGCACCGCGGCGGACCGGTGCTCGGCGAGGGCCTCCCGGCCAGCTGCCCGGCGGTCTACGATCCCGCGACCGCGACGCCGTTCTGCACCTTGCAAGAGTGGGTCAACGTCGAGCGGGCCGAGCGCATCGCCGCCGGCGAGCTCGCGGCGATGCCCAGCGGCGGCACCGTGCCGCTGGTCTACGTCGATCGCGCGGCCAGCCACGTGGCCGGCCCGCTCGAGTTCGACACGTACCAGGGCGGCTCGGACCTGCGGGTCGCCCCCGCCACCCTCGGCGCGCTCGGGCAGATCACCGGCGTCGGCGGCTCGACCTCGCTCCTCGGCGGCTGCGCCGGGCTCGATCCGTCGACCGCCGACGTGTCCGGCCCCGCGGTCCGCTACGACGGCACGACCGTCGCCTTCGCGGCGCGGTCGGGCGCCGCCGATCCGCTCGGCATCTGGCTGGTCGAGGTCGACGGCGCCAACTGCCGCCGGGTCACGCCGGCCGCGCCCGACGTCAACTTCATCAAGATCCACAACTTCGATCCAGCCTGGGCGCCCGACGGCAACGGCCTCGTGTTCGCGTCGACCCGCGGCGGCGCCCACGCCGGCGGCGTGACCGGCCCGGTCCGCAGCCGCAAGCTGTTCTTGCCGGCGTCGGACCTGTGGCGCATGGGCGTCGACGGCTCCAACCCCGAGCAGCTCACGTTCCTGACCAACTCGGAGCTCAATCCCAACGTCCTGCGCGAGGGCCGGATCATCATGACGACCGAGAAGGCCTCGGGCAGCCTCTACCAGCTGTCGGGCCGGCGGCTCAACTGGGATCGCACGGACTACCACCCGCTCCTGGCCCAACGCCACCGCTCGCCCTACGGCGATCCCGACGATGCCTCGGTCATGACCGACTCGATCGGCTACGACCAGGCCACCGACATCCGCGAGGACCTCGACGGCAACCTGCTGTTCATCG carries:
- a CDS encoding PD40 domain-containing protein, which gives rise to MRAPAVLLATISVVAACGGDPPPGRTYYERTIEPILIQSCAGNTSGCHRTNTDDPFDFAAGNFDVSSFDNVQKRRDVLQPFGSYPVPLLLIKAVGPGQLQMAYGDEFRDVMVNHAGGNIFQVGSDAYLTLLTWTENGATENGLRPASPPRTGEGACTPTLPPNFDPVAFAADPVFVANSARFDSDVAPVLATCNSGNCHGAPQSDFFITCGDTAEQRAFNFSQAWAFVDAPVDESQILRVPLAAGAGGGPHTGGDRFSGMGDADYQRIHDWAEAVGPRLFGVGEPGKEFFRDNVQPMLYDRGCGFAACHSPSAGNDFKMRPSSHGFVSAITLEKNYETLLSEFMAFEMPDARRGRAVAKVILPGDGGISHRGGPVLGEGLPASCPAVYDPATATPFCTLQEWVNVERAERIAAGELAAMPSGGTVPLVYVDRAASHVAGPLEFDTYQGGSDLRVAPATLGALGQITGVGGSTSLLGGCAGLDPSTADVSGPAVRYDGTTVAFAARSGAADPLGIWLVEVDGANCRRVTPAAPDVNFIKIHNFDPAWAPDGNGLVFASTRGGAHAGGVTGPVRSRKLFLPASDLWRMGVDGSNPEQLTFLTNSELNPNVLREGRIIMTTEKASGSLYQLSGRRLNWDRTDYHPLLAQRHRSPYGDPDDASVMTDSIGYDQATDIREDLDGNLLFIASDAGARGGAGTLAIFNRSIGPFEAGRTDPGYLRSATFPDPAATGRVGAATDGAYRGPHGMPDGRIMVSYAAVTGDLGTVTSLDWDIVAIDPRTGIRTTLIGGAGAQVDAVLAIKAAPRKPYLNRRQLVFGGSVDEGQTGAGRAVVHMPDAPLIFTLLTGNLRRGRPVDGFRSATQLVAYAEVPPPAGTTMGNQPNGVYESRVEAGRADLADDGSVKFNAPAGVGVVIELRDGDNNVLVNMGEEHQLAPGEMISMGIRADLFDAVCGSCHGSVTGSELDVAVTPDALTGASQSMSKDGTAQRIGP